The following are encoded together in the Iodobacter fluviatilis genome:
- a CDS encoding RHS repeat domain-containing protein, translated as MHSNAFNGSTYLQGSVDLRTGQYGAQQSLITLRSVFNEDASRQVSLTFSMLQEVDSGFGLGWRLTGLSQYRDALMDSYPTIRLSTGETYNVEEASDGIVFKDKKGINVFARRETTDKVLLVYKSGVIETLTRIEGSSDALKLTRIQYENGEFFDITYQYLGPMHCPDKITDYQGTTLVHFESLYQDAIDIIHVRINANQYVDYDLSDRASNKLNSISLVSDDKSLRLTSAFEYDPRFLAITQLTNPLGGIERIVYQPEGHSVGGLSQNSYIPYVSTYERIPSGNQPPTKLSYEYSAGLNFTGYPFNGNHPSSTEDNLYLYDDAYDYSTTEMMLDQEDNVLHTHLVNYNRFHLVTSEINSEINAGVEHKVTKITTYNETKGNFYDQPENLQQAKKIETQYQLGSGTPRIEIQTITTDDYGNVTHSVDVNGIQTTDIYYAKGGEPGKCPADPFNYFVRFIKQSTQSAAANNGSPKVTTFEYTDQTISTTPFSYFVKQSSSNLNNGKFITESVYRNDPNSCFNGMLHQETESLPVGNGPDRKQNQTVYDYILSNDTLCITTTQIGFDLAQQSEVETTNLYTGLLLNATDSNDVTIAYEYDVFGRLTCMTEAAGSLYESKQTHQYTLPAGSALYTITVTNEWGVATQTKLDGFAKELLVESQDENGQFEKGKAYSGSYRVIKKTEYDCRGRLLVLSDFDYTGGIESSMLRSAYSYDGWGEISQIEHNDGVIETIENDPVALIKTEGKKDLKGTTLAYTRTTFNEFKQPAQVDILKKDKQTVYSTKKMAYDGFGRLIQQITPTLAISSINQYDDFDRPVSYTHFDGTEHAITYFDASTENMVCRIDAKIGKAWVTLGARTFDGVGRKLSQTVSNSTVQHTYQDGSEYPCSIINGRGNIITLDYIPELDHLGSLAVSTDDTPSTVVRSYDFTTKNDLTRPAGMKIAATHPEGSYSYDYNPTGRLTKIGHFGKGKGTTTAIEHKRFTLNGDRLQSSIWGSDQDQTIDRFGRVEISLENGIETSTTYDAFGRVSIISVKQNSALVQTTTVEYDEFEREVERTIAFGTQSTTIEQTYDILDRLKTRRRTLASGASMMERYDYDGRGRLINYLIDDGYDASLLPRDGKGHAITGQDFTYDGLNNITTVVTTYPNTDRDEATYIYTGLRLTTLTHSLTTGINANPASIAFSYDKDGNVTSIASATEQNTFTYTALNQIATINNVPYDYDAYGRLISSGDTSYNYQNDLLHQTKSLSDNCTIVRHAGSAMAEVTKAGTKFLGNDSHGSILRVKDGSTDTNISYTPFGVGQAPSRCGFNGEIQNHQSGGYLLGSGARLYLPEFAQFTSLDPLSPFSTGGLNPYRYCLGDPVSAIDPSGYSPQGDVALSALGIFVSILAFASAPFTGGTSIVIATAMLSAVLGVVSSSLKLAAGLTTNEQKAQELKKISLGFGIASAVVGIGGAIGGAAYSAVKSGSSITTLKTFKLTIGRTSKKSTNVLVPTRKMPGMSATSRNMNRYDSRQFTRMATNRREPNNFNSTFKLAPLFKNKPSYTYKKIAGPFLLKTENTRTNVKGVSSFFITKNLLTHATKNTSALLTLAISIISFVDLKPLPVEEDTVPPQSAFNTQAGVYQDE; from the coding sequence AGATAAGGTTCTTCTTGTATATAAAAGCGGAGTAATTGAAACATTAACTCGGATAGAAGGGAGTAGTGATGCATTAAAACTGACTCGTATTCAGTATGAAAATGGCGAGTTCTTTGACATTACGTATCAATATTTAGGGCCAATGCATTGCCCCGATAAAATCACTGACTACCAAGGAACTACTCTTGTTCACTTTGAAAGTCTGTATCAAGATGCGATTGATATTATCCATGTGCGCATTAATGCCAATCAATATGTTGACTATGACCTGAGTGATCGGGCAAGTAATAAGCTGAACTCAATTTCTCTGGTATCAGACGATAAATCTTTGCGCCTCACAAGTGCATTTGAATATGACCCTAGATTCTTGGCAATCACGCAATTGACTAATCCCTTGGGTGGGATAGAGCGGATCGTTTATCAGCCTGAAGGTCACTCAGTGGGCGGCTTGTCTCAAAATAGTTATATTCCATACGTTTCGACCTATGAACGGATTCCTAGCGGAAACCAGCCGCCCACAAAACTCTCGTATGAATATTCAGCTGGTTTGAACTTTACAGGTTATCCGTTCAATGGAAACCACCCCAGCAGCACCGAGGATAATTTGTATCTTTACGATGATGCTTATGATTACTCAACCACGGAAATGATGCTTGATCAAGAGGACAATGTTTTACACACTCACTTGGTTAACTATAATCGTTTTCATTTGGTGACCTCTGAGATCAATTCTGAGATTAATGCAGGGGTTGAGCATAAGGTTACCAAAATTACGACTTACAATGAAACGAAAGGTAATTTTTATGATCAGCCAGAAAACCTCCAGCAAGCAAAAAAAATAGAAACACAGTATCAGCTTGGTAGTGGTACTCCACGGATCGAAATACAAACTATTACAACTGATGATTATGGCAACGTTACCCATTCAGTGGATGTCAATGGGATTCAAACGACCGATATTTATTATGCAAAGGGCGGTGAACCGGGAAAATGCCCAGCGGATCCGTTTAACTACTTCGTTCGTTTTATCAAACAATCGACTCAAAGTGCCGCCGCCAATAATGGCTCACCCAAAGTGACAACCTTTGAATATACAGATCAAACTATTAGTACAACCCCCTTTAGCTACTTTGTAAAGCAGTCGAGCTCCAATCTGAATAACGGCAAATTCATCACAGAGTCTGTCTACCGTAATGATCCGAACAGCTGTTTCAATGGCATGCTACATCAAGAAACGGAATCACTGCCAGTTGGCAATGGCCCAGACAGAAAGCAAAACCAAACGGTTTACGATTACATTCTTTCCAATGACACATTGTGTATTACAACAACGCAAATTGGCTTTGATCTTGCCCAACAGTCGGAGGTGGAAACAACTAACCTGTATACAGGCCTGCTGTTGAATGCCACGGATAGCAATGATGTAACGATAGCCTATGAATACGATGTCTTCGGACGCTTAACTTGTATGACGGAAGCGGCTGGCTCACTGTATGAAAGCAAGCAAACGCATCAATACACACTCCCTGCGGGAAGTGCTCTCTACACCATCACTGTTACCAATGAATGGGGCGTTGCAACCCAGACTAAATTAGATGGTTTTGCAAAGGAGTTATTGGTTGAGTCGCAAGACGAAAATGGTCAGTTTGAGAAAGGAAAAGCATATTCAGGCAGTTATAGGGTAATCAAAAAAACAGAATACGATTGCCGCGGACGTTTGCTCGTGTTGAGTGACTTTGATTACACTGGCGGTATTGAGTCGTCAATGCTAAGAAGTGCCTATAGTTATGACGGTTGGGGTGAAATTTCTCAAATCGAACACAATGATGGGGTTATCGAAACGATTGAAAATGACCCTGTCGCCTTGATCAAAACAGAAGGCAAAAAAGATTTAAAAGGCACTACGCTGGCGTATACCCGAACCACTTTTAATGAATTTAAACAGCCAGCCCAGGTTGATATCCTCAAAAAAGACAAACAGACGGTATATAGCACAAAAAAAATGGCCTACGATGGCTTTGGTCGACTCATTCAACAAATCACCCCGACCTTAGCCATATCCAGTATTAATCAGTACGATGATTTTGACCGCCCAGTCTCCTATACCCATTTTGATGGCACGGAACATGCCATTACTTATTTTGATGCGTCAACCGAAAACATGGTTTGCCGTATTGATGCAAAAATTGGGAAAGCCTGGGTGACTCTTGGAGCGCGTACTTTTGACGGAGTTGGGCGGAAACTCAGTCAAACTGTTAGCAACAGTACCGTGCAACATACGTATCAAGATGGCTCAGAGTATCCTTGCTCGATCATTAATGGGCGAGGGAATATCATCACACTGGATTACATCCCTGAACTTGATCATCTTGGCAGCTTAGCTGTTTCCACTGATGACACACCCAGTACCGTCGTTCGTTCTTATGATTTCACGACTAAAAACGACTTAACCCGTCCCGCAGGGATGAAAATAGCAGCCACCCACCCAGAAGGCTCTTACAGTTATGACTACAATCCAACTGGGCGACTGACCAAAATTGGTCACTTTGGAAAGGGAAAGGGAACAACAACAGCAATTGAGCATAAAAGGTTCACTCTTAATGGCGATCGCTTGCAATCCAGTATATGGGGATCCGACCAAGACCAAACCATTGACCGCTTTGGCCGCGTTGAAATATCTCTTGAAAATGGCATCGAGACAAGCACGACCTATGATGCTTTTGGTCGTGTCAGTATCATTTCTGTTAAACAAAACAGTGCGCTGGTTCAAACAACAACCGTTGAGTATGATGAGTTTGAACGAGAAGTAGAGCGCACAATTGCATTTGGCACGCAATCGACAACCATTGAGCAGACCTATGACATTTTAGATCGGCTTAAAACGCGCCGCAGAACGCTTGCCAGTGGTGCGAGCATGATGGAAAGGTATGATTACGATGGCCGTGGCCGTCTGATTAACTATTTAATCGATGACGGCTATGACGCATCCTTATTGCCGCGCGATGGTAAAGGGCATGCCATCACTGGGCAAGACTTTACCTATGATGGGCTTAATAACATCACGACAGTAGTTACAACATACCCGAATACGGACCGTGATGAAGCAACTTATATCTATACAGGCTTGCGTCTAACAACCTTGACACACAGTCTGACCACCGGCATTAATGCCAATCCGGCCAGTATCGCCTTCAGCTACGATAAGGATGGCAACGTTACCAGCATTGCAAGCGCGACGGAGCAAAATACATTTACCTACACGGCTCTGAATCAAATCGCGACGATAAATAATGTGCCGTACGATTATGATGCGTATGGTCGGTTAATTTCTAGCGGCGATACATCGTATAACTATCAGAATGATTTGTTACATCAGACAAAATCTTTATCTGATAATTGCACTATTGTCCGGCATGCTGGCAGCGCGATGGCTGAAGTGACAAAAGCTGGCACCAAATTCCTTGGCAATGATAGCCACGGATCTATTCTACGTGTAAAAGACGGCAGTACGGATACCAATATCAGCTATACGCCATTCGGAGTCGGACAGGCACCATCACGATGCGGATTCAACGGAGAGATCCAGAATCATCAAAGTGGCGGTTATCTTTTGGGAAGCGGCGCGAGATTGTACTTGCCAGAATTTGCCCAGTTCACCAGTCTGGATCCTTTATCGCCATTTTCCACCGGTGGTTTAAATCCCTATCGCTACTGTCTCGGTGATCCAGTCAGTGCGATAGACCCGTCAGGATACTCGCCGCAGGGGGATGTAGCATTATCAGCTTTAGGCATCTTCGTTAGTATTCTCGCCTTTGCGTCCGCTCCTTTCACTGGCGGAACGTCGATTGTCATTGCTACGGCGATGCTATCTGCTGTGTTGGGAGTGGTATCTTCATCGTTGAAACTAGCTGCCGGGCTGACTACAAATGAGCAAAAAGCACAAGAGTTAAAGAAAATTAGCCTTGGCTTTGGCATTGCCTCCGCAGTGGTAGGGATCGGAGGAGCCATTGGTGGCGCTGCCTATTCAGCGGTAAAAAGTGGCTCCAGTATAACGACGTTAAAAACATTTAAATTGACCATAGGAAGGACGAGTAAAAAATCAACCAACGTTCTAGTGCCGACAAGAAAAATGCCTGGAATGTCAGCAACATCTCGTAATATGAATCGTTATGATTCTAGGCAATTTACGCGCATGGCAACTAATCGTAGGGAGCCAAATAACTTTAACTCAACATTTAAGCTAGCGCCGTTATTTAAAAATAAACCGAGTTATACCTATAAAAAAATAGCGGGGCCATTTTTATTGAAAACGGAGAATACAAGAACAAATGTGAAAGGTGTTTCTTCATTTTTTATTACCAAAAACCTCTTGACGCATGCTACTAAAAATACAAGTGCACTCTTGACACTGGCAATTTCCATTATTAGTTTTGTGGATCTAAAGCCACTGCCAGTTGAAGAGGATACCGTTCCACCGCAAAGCGCATTCAATACGCAGGCGGGCGTTTATCAAGATGAATAG
- the purL gene encoding phosphoribosylformylglycinamidine synthase yields the protein MADVLQLRGGTALSSFRVEKLTAALATHGVTARIYAEYWHFAEHSAALSDDEQAILSKILHYGEPAQPALAAGSLIMVLPRLGTISPWSSKATDIAQHCGLRNIARIERGMVFYVSKSNGEALSNAERNLLLPLIHDRMTEEVFSSLEAGNELFRHFEPKPFLTVDILGGGTTALVKANSEFGLALSDDEIDYLVENFNKLGRNPTDVELTMFAQANSEHCRHKIFNADFIINGEKQDYSLFGMIRETHKAAPAGTVVAYSDNSSVIEGAEISRFYPQAGSAEYAFSAEQTHILMKVETHNHPTAISPFAGAATGSGGEIRDEGATGRGSKPKAGLAGFTVSNLNIPGAEQPWEAQPYGKPDRIASALDIMIEGPIGAAAFNNEFGRPNICGYFRTFEEDLNGERRGYHKPIMIAGGLGNISALHVKKNGLPDGSLLIQIGGPGMLIGMGGSAASSMATGDNAANLDFDSVQRGNPEIQRRAQEVIDRCWQLGANNPVLSIHDVGAGGISNAFPELVNDAGQGAVFNLRKVNIEEKGMAPKEIWSNESQERYVLAIDPKDLLAFEAICERERCPFAVVGRVTDEKHLVLADDHFENKPVDMPMNVLLGKPPKMTRDVSRIAPELAVFDASDLELKEAAYRVLRLPSVADKSFLINIGDRTVGGFTARDQMVGPWQVPVADVAVTAMAYDSYLGEAMAMGERTPLALISGPASGRMAVGEALTNIAAAPIRQLSDVKLSANWMAPAGHAGEDANLYDTVQAVGLELCRELGVSIPVGKDSLSMKTVWDDAGTAKQVVAPLSLVISAFAPVTDIRKTLTPELKTSVDTDLILIDLGDGKCRLGGSALAQVYKQVGNTAPDIVNVPHLKSFFETVQQLNAEGKLLAYHDRSDGGLFATITEMMFASHIGVTLEIDELCIERRRRQRQQDEITAEDVARDANARVMGVLFNEELGAVLQVKRTDTAAVIAAFANVDIRSELHVIGSTNHDDKLKIKARNRLVLEESRIDLHKAWSETSWRIQRLRDNPAGADAEYARLSDKHEKGLFAKLSFDQNINIAAPYIATGIRPKIAVLREQGVNGHVEMAAAFTRAGFTAVDVHMSDVISGRVQLADFQGLAACGGFSYGDVLGAGEGWAKSILFNASARAQFEAFFGRSDTFGLGVCNGCQMMANLSGIIPGAEHWPKFTRNQSEQFEARLVMAELTKSPSLFFSEMAGSRMPVVISHGEGFANFSQQGDINKVLVAMRYVDSHGKTTEAYPANPNGSPQGIAGVTTADGRFSIMMPHPERVFRTVQNSWHPSDWTDDGAWMRMFRNARQFIG from the coding sequence ATGGCTGACGTTCTCCAATTGCGCGGCGGTACCGCGCTTTCATCTTTCCGGGTCGAAAAACTGACCGCCGCCCTAGCCACTCATGGCGTCACCGCCCGCATTTATGCTGAGTATTGGCACTTTGCCGAACACAGCGCAGCGCTGAGTGATGATGAACAAGCGATCCTCAGCAAAATTCTGCATTACGGTGAGCCAGCCCAGCCAGCGCTCGCTGCCGGCAGCTTGATTATGGTCTTGCCACGCTTGGGGACGATTTCTCCTTGGTCGTCTAAAGCCACCGATATCGCCCAACACTGCGGCTTACGCAACATTGCCCGTATCGAACGCGGCATGGTGTTTTATGTTAGCAAGAGTAATGGTGAAGCTTTATCTAATGCCGAGCGTAATCTGCTCTTGCCGCTGATTCATGATCGAATGACTGAAGAAGTCTTCAGCAGCTTGGAAGCGGGCAATGAGCTATTCCGCCACTTTGAGCCTAAACCTTTTCTGACAGTTGATATCTTGGGCGGTGGCACAACCGCACTGGTCAAAGCCAATAGCGAATTTGGCTTGGCACTCAGCGATGATGAAATTGATTACTTGGTAGAAAACTTCAACAAGCTGGGCCGCAATCCCACAGATGTTGAGTTGACCATGTTTGCGCAGGCTAATTCTGAGCACTGCCGCCACAAGATTTTTAACGCCGATTTTATTATCAATGGCGAAAAACAAGATTACAGCCTGTTTGGCATGATCCGCGAAACGCATAAAGCCGCGCCAGCGGGCACAGTTGTGGCTTATTCAGATAACTCTTCGGTGATTGAAGGCGCAGAAATCAGCCGCTTTTACCCACAGGCAGGCAGCGCCGAATACGCATTCAGCGCCGAACAAACGCATATTTTAATGAAGGTGGAAACGCATAACCACCCAACCGCTATTTCGCCGTTTGCCGGAGCTGCAACCGGCTCCGGCGGTGAAATTCGCGACGAAGGCGCAACCGGCCGTGGCTCTAAGCCTAAAGCTGGTTTGGCGGGCTTTACCGTATCCAACTTAAATATTCCGGGGGCCGAGCAGCCTTGGGAAGCACAGCCTTACGGCAAGCCAGATCGCATTGCCAGCGCGCTGGATATCATGATCGAAGGCCCGATTGGTGCAGCCGCATTTAATAATGAATTTGGCCGCCCGAATATCTGTGGTTACTTCCGCACCTTTGAAGAAGACCTAAACGGCGAGCGTCGTGGCTACCATAAGCCGATTATGATTGCCGGTGGTTTGGGCAATATCAGCGCCCTGCACGTTAAGAAAAACGGCTTGCCTGATGGCTCGCTCCTCATCCAAATCGGCGGCCCCGGCATGTTGATTGGTATGGGCGGCAGCGCGGCCAGCTCGATGGCAACTGGCGACAATGCGGCCAATCTGGATTTCGATTCAGTACAGCGCGGCAACCCAGAAATCCAACGCCGTGCGCAAGAAGTGATCGATCGCTGCTGGCAGCTGGGTGCAAATAATCCAGTCCTGTCGATTCACGATGTAGGCGCGGGCGGTATTTCTAATGCCTTCCCTGAGCTAGTGAACGACGCAGGCCAAGGCGCGGTGTTTAATCTGCGCAAAGTCAATATCGAAGAAAAAGGCATGGCGCCTAAGGAAATTTGGTCGAACGAAAGCCAAGAGCGTTATGTATTGGCGATCGATCCTAAAGATTTGCTGGCATTTGAAGCCATTTGCGAACGCGAGCGTTGCCCGTTTGCCGTGGTTGGCCGTGTCACCGACGAAAAGCATCTGGTGCTGGCTGACGATCATTTCGAGAACAAGCCTGTCGATATGCCGATGAATGTCTTACTCGGCAAGCCTCCAAAAATGACACGTGACGTGAGCCGTATTGCGCCTGAGCTGGCTGTTTTTGACGCTTCTGACTTAGAGCTGAAAGAAGCCGCTTACCGCGTATTGCGCTTGCCATCGGTGGCCGATAAATCGTTCCTGATTAATATTGGCGATCGCACCGTGGGCGGCTTTACCGCTCGCGACCAAATGGTTGGCCCTTGGCAAGTGCCGGTGGCCGACGTGGCCGTTACTGCGATGGCTTACGATAGCTATCTTGGCGAAGCAATGGCGATGGGCGAGCGCACACCGCTGGCGCTGATTTCTGGCCCAGCATCTGGCCGTATGGCGGTAGGTGAAGCGCTGACCAATATTGCGGCTGCGCCGATTCGTCAGCTATCCGATGTAAAACTGTCTGCAAACTGGATGGCCCCCGCTGGCCATGCGGGGGAGGATGCCAATCTTTACGATACCGTACAAGCCGTTGGCTTAGAGCTGTGCCGCGAGCTGGGTGTATCGATTCCAGTCGGTAAAGACTCATTATCCATGAAGACCGTCTGGGATGACGCAGGGACTGCCAAGCAAGTAGTTGCGCCGCTGTCCTTAGTGATTTCTGCCTTTGCACCGGTCACAGATATTCGAAAAACACTGACTCCAGAGCTAAAAACCAGCGTAGATACTGATCTGATTCTGATCGATCTTGGCGATGGAAAATGCCGCTTGGGTGGCTCGGCACTGGCACAGGTTTACAAGCAAGTTGGCAATACCGCCCCCGATATCGTAAACGTGCCGCATCTAAAATCTTTCTTTGAAACCGTGCAACAGCTAAATGCCGAAGGCAAGCTCTTGGCTTACCACGACCGCTCCGACGGCGGCCTATTTGCCACGATCACGGAAATGATGTTTGCCAGCCATATTGGCGTAACTTTAGAAATTGATGAACTGTGCATCGAGCGTCGCCGCCGCCAGCGTCAGCAAGATGAGATCACCGCAGAAGACGTGGCTCGCGATGCCAATGCACGCGTCATGGGCGTATTGTTTAACGAAGAGCTGGGCGCGGTATTGCAAGTGAAGCGCACTGATACTGCCGCCGTGATTGCCGCCTTTGCTAACGTAGATATCCGCTCTGAGCTGCATGTGATTGGTAGCACCAACCACGATGACAAACTCAAAATCAAAGCGCGAAATCGCTTGGTGCTTGAAGAATCGCGCATTGATCTGCATAAAGCGTGGTCGGAAACCAGCTGGCGCATTCAGCGCCTGCGGGATAACCCAGCCGGTGCCGATGCAGAATATGCACGCCTTAGTGATAAGCACGAGAAAGGCTTATTCGCCAAGCTGAGCTTTGATCAGAATATCAACATCGCCGCGCCTTATATCGCAACCGGCATTCGCCCTAAGATCGCCGTGCTGCGTGAGCAAGGCGTGAATGGTCATGTAGAAATGGCTGCCGCGTTTACTCGAGCAGGCTTTACCGCCGTTGACGTACACATGAGCGATGTGATTTCTGGCCGTGTACAACTGGCAGATTTCCAAGGCTTAGCCGCTTGCGGTGGCTTTAGCTATGGCGATGTACTGGGTGCTGGCGAAGGCTGGGCAAAATCAATTCTATTTAATGCAAGTGCCCGAGCACAGTTTGAAGCCTTCTTTGGCCGCTCAGATACCTTTGGTTTAGGCGTATGTAATGGCTGCCAGATGATGGCCAATCTATCCGGTATTATTCCGGGTGCTGAGCACTGGCCTAAATTCACCCGTAATCAAAGCGAGCAGTTTGAAGCACGCTTGGTGATGGCTGAGCTGACTAAATCCCCATCATTATTCTTCAGCGAAATGGCAGGCAGCCGTATGCCAGTGGTCATTTCTCATGGCGAAGGCTTTGCCAACTTCAGCCAGCAGGGCGATATCAACAAAGTGCTGGTTGCCATGCGTTATGTGGATAGCCACGGTAAAACCACCGAAGCCTATCCGGCTAATCCAAACGGCAGCCCACAGGGGATTGCCGGTGTCACCACCGCCGATGGCCGCTTCAGCATCATGATGCCGCACCCAGAACGCGTATTCCGCACAGTGCAAAACTCATGGCACCCAAGCGATTGGACCGACGATGGCGCATGGATGCGGATGTTCCGCAATGCTCGTCAGTTTATTGGCTAA